The following DNA comes from Sinorhizobium mexicanum.
ACCGACTGCGGATTTTCGAGTGTCGCCTCCAGCAGCATTCCCTTGCCGGTAAGCGCCTGGGCGACGTCGGGCGCCTGGTAGCTTGCGGCGATCTTGCTGCCGTTGGCAGTACCGATCACACCGAAGGTGACCAGCGCACTGCCCTCGTTGCTGCCGGCCGTCAACGTCACGTCCAAAGCGGCATCGGAATAATAGGGGCCGGCCTTGATGAGCTGCTGCAACGCCGGATGGGCGACCGCGTGTCGGCCGACCATCTCGAGGAAGGGCGTCAGATCCTTGGCGGCGAGCTTCATCTTCGCCGAAAGCACCGGCTGGTCGAGGCCGCCGCTCATCCGGCCGGAAAAGGCAAGCTGGGCGCCCGATAGCGAGCCGATCGCCACCCGCTCGGCCTGCAATTGCCCGTTCTTGAGCGTCAGGACCGCCTGCACATCACGCGCCTCCTCACCGAAGGCGGAAAATGCGTCGGCGGAGAGATCAGCGGCGATCGCATGCTGCAGCAGCGTTCCGTTCGAAGCATCGCCGGCGACGAGACCGGCCAGCGCCTGCAGCGCCTCCAGGTCGATACGGTTGCCCTTGAGCTGCAGCGACAGGCTCGGCTGCTGCTCCGCGAAGGACTGGCGTTCGATCCGGCCCCGAAGCGTCGCAGGGCCCGCCGCCAGCTCGAGGCCCTCGAACTGCTGCAGCGTGTCCGTCAGGTTGACGGTCGCGGCAAAGCCGGCCGTCTTCAGCTTGCGGATCGCCGGGTCCACGGACCCGGCCAGCCAGTTCGCCAGCCCTGAAGGCTGGTTGGAGGCGACCAGGATGTCGCCGCGGAAGGCGCGCTGTTCCTTGAGGTTCAGCCGCCCGCTGGCCTCCATTTGCGTCCGGCCGGGCAGCAGGGCCACGGCATTCTCGACGATCCAGCCGGCGCCATCCGGCCTGACGTCGAGCCGCACGTCCCGAACCGTCGTATCGCCGATCACGATCGCCGGCAGCTTCAGGCTGGCTCGGCCCGGCACCTGCGGGATAGGAATGTCGGCGGCGATCGCCAGCATTGCCTCGATCCGCTGGCGCAGCGAAATGGCAGGATCGCGGCCGGTCTTGCCACTGCGGCCGGAATTGCCGATGCGGCTGACGTCGATCTGCTGCCCATCGGCGATCAGCAGGAATTTCTGGTCCTTGCCGGTGTCGAGCGTCGCCTCGCCCGTGACGACGTAGGGATCGTCCGGCGGGCCAGCCTCGAAGCGGAATTCCGGGACACGGATACTTTCGTTCGTGAGCTGGAAATCGCCGTTGATGCGTAGCGCGCCACTTTCCTTGGCCTCGTCGGCCGGCCGGTTTTCGGTCAGCGTGAAGCGGCCGGCATAGACCGGTCTGAAGTCGACGACCTTGAGATCACCGTCGAGCTCGACACCGAACGGCCGCTTGTCCGGCGTCAGCCGCGCCCTGAGGCTCAGCGCCCCTTCTTCGTTCACCTCGTTGCTGGAAAGGGAAAAGCTGCCGGCTTCGCCATCGAGCGCCGCGCGGCCCTCCACCTTCCACGGGCCGGCAAGAGAGCGTGCCGACAGATCGGCAGAGAGATCGCTGACGCGGCGGGTCCGCCCCGTCTGCTCGTCGACGAACTCGATTTCACCGTCGACGATCTCGACCTTTTCGAGAACGACCGCGCTCGCCGGGATCGACGCGCGGCTCCCACGCGCCCAGTCCAGCGTGCCATCCGGGAGCAGGCGGATCCTCGCCTTCGGTCGATCGAGCCGCATGTCGAAGATCAGCGCCTCGCCGCTCAAGAACGGTGCAAGCTCGGCGCTCATGGAGAATTGCGCGATTTGGACGATCGGCTGGTCGCCCTCGGTGGGACCGACGCGCACGTCGTTGAGGGTTACCGTCGGGAACGGGAGGATGCGGGCATCGACACTGCCATGAACCACGACCGGCTTGCCCATGATGCGGCTCGCCTCGCGCTCGAAATCGTTGCGGAAGTTGGTCCAGTCGATGAACAATGGTGCGATCAACGCCGCAAAAAGGGCGACGACGATGAGCCCGCCGATGGTAACCAGAATTCGCGCCAGCACCGTGTCACATTCCCGTCTGTCTCATTCGCGCCCCTACCCGCATCCTTGAGCCGCTGATCCCCATAGTGTCAGGCAAAAATCTTGCCTGGGTTGAAAATATTGTCCGGATCGAGCGCGCGCTTGATCTGCCGCATCAGATCCAGCGCGTCGCCGAGTTCCGCCTCGAGAAACGGCATCTTGCCCTGCCCGATTCCATGTTCTCCCGTGCAGGTACCGTCCATCGACAGAGCCCGTGCGTTAAGCCGTTCCACGAAGGCTTCCGCCCGCGCAACATCGGCTGGATCCTTGTCGTCGAAAAGCAGCCCGACGTGAAAGTTGCCGTCGCCCGCATGGCCGACGATGGGGGCGACCAGCCCGTGTGCTGCGCTATCCTCATGCGTCGCCGCGACGCAATCGGCAAGCCGCGAGATCGGCACGCAGACATCTGTCGAAAGGATCGCGGCCCCGGGCACCAGCCCCTTTTGCGCCCAATAGGCATTGTGCCGCGCCTTCCAGAGTCGCGAGCGCTCTTCCGGATTGGTCGTCCAGATAAAACCAGTAGACCCCAATTCCGACGCTATTTCGGCGAACTGGCGCGATTGCAGCTCGACGCTCTCGGCGCTGCCATGAAACTCGACGAAAAGCGTCGGCGTCTCCGCGTAGCCGAGGTTCGAATAGCCGTTGCACGCCTTCATCTGCAGCGCGTCGAGCAGTTCGATGCGCGCCACCGGAATGCCCGACTGGATCGTCAGAATTACCGCATTGCAGGCATCCGCAATGGTCGGGAACGGGCAGACGCCGCCGGAGATGACCTCCGGTATTCCTTGCAGGCGCAGCGTGATCGACGTGACGATGCCGAGCGTACCCTCCGCGCCGACGAAGAGCCGTGTCAGGTCGTAGCCGGCCGAGGACTTGCGCGCCCGGTGGCCGGTCGAGATCTCGCGACCGCCGGCAACGACCGCCGTCACCGCCAGCACGTTTTCCTTCATCGTGCCGTAGCGCACCGCGTTGGTGCCGGAGGCGCGTGTCGAAGCCATGCCGCCGATCGAGGCGTTCGCCCCAGGATCGATCGGGAAGAAAAGACCGGTATCGCGCAGATAGGTATTCAGGTCCTCGCGGGTGACGCCGGGCTCGACCGTGCAATCGAGATCCTCGGCGTTGACGGCGAGAACGCGGTTCATGCGCATCATGTCGACCGATATGCCGCCGTTCGGCGCGTTGACGTGCCCCTCCAGAGACGATCCGGTGCCGAATGGGATCAGCGGCACGCGGTGCGCGCTCGCGATCTCGACGATCTCGCGCACTTCGGCGCCGTTCTCCGGAAAGACCACGGCATCCGGCAATTGCGCCGGAATATAGGTCGTCGTGTGGGTGTGCTGGGCGCGGACCGTCTCACCAGCCTGGAAGCGCTCGCCGAATCGCGCGGCAAGCAGCTCCTTCGCCGCAACGATACCGCTTTCGTTTCTCGTTCCCGCTTTGATTGCCTTCAACGCCACGAAAAACGCCCCTTCCCTGCAGTGCCTCGCGTCCCGGCCAGCCGCGCAAGGT
Coding sequences within:
- a CDS encoding FAD-binding oxidoreductase; translation: MALKAIKAGTRNESGIVAAKELLAARFGERFQAGETVRAQHTHTTTYIPAQLPDAVVFPENGAEVREIVEIASAHRVPLIPFGTGSSLEGHVNAPNGGISVDMMRMNRVLAVNAEDLDCTVEPGVTREDLNTYLRDTGLFFPIDPGANASIGGMASTRASGTNAVRYGTMKENVLAVTAVVAGGREISTGHRARKSSAGYDLTRLFVGAEGTLGIVTSITLRLQGIPEVISGGVCPFPTIADACNAVILTIQSGIPVARIELLDALQMKACNGYSNLGYAETPTLFVEFHGSAESVELQSRQFAEIASELGSTGFIWTTNPEERSRLWKARHNAYWAQKGLVPGAAILSTDVCVPISRLADCVAATHEDSAAHGLVAPIVGHAGDGNFHVGLLFDDKDPADVARAEAFVERLNARALSMDGTCTGEHGIGQGKMPFLEAELGDALDLMRQIKRALDPDNIFNPGKIFA
- a CDS encoding AsmA family protein, whose amino-acid sequence is MLARILVTIGGLIVVALFAALIAPLFIDWTNFRNDFEREASRIMGKPVVVHGSVDARILPFPTVTLNDVRVGPTEGDQPIVQIAQFSMSAELAPFLSGEALIFDMRLDRPKARIRLLPDGTLDWARGSRASIPASAVVLEKVEIVDGEIEFVDEQTGRTRRVSDLSADLSARSLAGPWKVEGRAALDGEAGSFSLSSNEVNEEGALSLRARLTPDKRPFGVELDGDLKVVDFRPVYAGRFTLTENRPADEAKESGALRINGDFQLTNESIRVPEFRFEAGPPDDPYVVTGEATLDTGKDQKFLLIADGQQIDVSRIGNSGRSGKTGRDPAISLRQRIEAMLAIAADIPIPQVPGRASLKLPAIVIGDTTVRDVRLDVRPDGAGWIVENAVALLPGRTQMEASGRLNLKEQRAFRGDILVASNQPSGLANWLAGSVDPAIRKLKTAGFAATVNLTDTLQQFEGLELAAGPATLRGRIERQSFAEQQPSLSLQLKGNRIDLEALQALAGLVAGDASNGTLLQHAIAADLSADAFSAFGEEARDVQAVLTLKNGQLQAERVAIGSLSGAQLAFSGRMSGGLDQPVLSAKMKLAAKDLTPFLEMVGRHAVAHPALQQLIKAGPYYSDAALDVTLTAGSNEGSALVTFGVIGTANGSKIAASYQAPDVAQALTGKGMLLEATLENPQSVVLVGQAGFDPLPFDADANGILAVKLQSTEGSKANGTLTFTTEKTSLAAKGDFDLARDHYLEGQAKLTLQTEDLEPFLLLQGIGLPQMGSGLPVTLSTDITTDAERIALSTIEGKVDQNVFSGALAIDRKTAGKAVGELAVDTLDLGWLGEGILGQFEDASIGGLSMAPVAQPAWTGLDVALNVTAKRFWPGIYGPVTGFAGKLEWKGDELALSDAAGEWLGGKLEGRLQVGNANGSGFLRSRFDLKGGDLAAAGWTRESGPVATGRFDLAVAMEASGATPRAMAHSASGSGTATFNGVTLNGLNTAALAPLMTAADAMTTEISPDAVRKAAEQVLFTGQSVVGAIKVPFSVAGGTVRAQSVTAGDGNAAFTGEAAFDLAEQRMNGVIDLAFRPGEEALAGAEPRVRFGFDGPLNAPDVSMDVTDLSNFLSLRAFERERRRVETLQSNVLEKQRLRREAALYRARAAEREVARLRAIAEERHRQAAAAEAARMKAEAEARAAAERRAAEELRLRLRQLPPRSALEPPQAPQNVQRGNQQPPSGGNAAGENAGPPLNFDMLPDITVQ